A section of the Petrimonas sulfuriphila genome encodes:
- a CDS encoding TldD/PmbA family protein, producing the protein MDRRNFIRTGGLALAGAVAAPTFASDLTGNKEAAPVSSAMQHFGITHADVRKTLTAALEKGGDYADLFFEHTFTNSVALQDGAVNRSNSNIDFGMGVRVLSGDQTGYAYIENVTLEEMLKAARTAARIASSSVKTKPVSLTERPLKANCYAISTPWEGVALKEKTPYLQKLNDKIFALDKRVQKVSASLNDSTSHILFCNSEGVSYYDYRPMVTLSAVCIMEENGRFENSHSARAYRKGFEFLSDDIIDVIAREAVENTSILFKAIKPKGGEMPVVMGSGGSGILLHEAIGHAFEADFNRKNISIFSEQLNKKICNEHISVVDDGTIPFNRGSINIDDEGTYGQKTYIVKDGILTSYLHDRISARHYGIASTGNGRRESFRNMPIPRMRATYMEAGNVKESDIIASVKNGIFVDKFTNGQVQIGAGDFTFFVKSGYLIENGKLTQPIKDINIIGNGPKALADITMVADNDKIDNGTWTCGKDGQSCPVTCGMPSALVSKLTVGGES; encoded by the coding sequence ATGGACAGACGAAATTTTATCAGGACTGGCGGTCTGGCTCTTGCCGGGGCTGTGGCTGCACCCACGTTCGCATCCGATTTGACTGGAAATAAGGAAGCTGCGCCGGTTTCATCAGCGATGCAACATTTTGGTATAACCCATGCCGATGTTCGTAAAACGTTGACGGCGGCTCTGGAGAAAGGCGGCGACTATGCCGATTTGTTTTTTGAGCATACGTTTACTAATAGCGTAGCACTTCAAGACGGTGCGGTAAACCGGAGTAACTCTAACATCGATTTTGGAATGGGTGTGCGTGTCCTTTCCGGAGATCAAACCGGATATGCCTACATCGAGAACGTTACTCTCGAGGAAATGCTGAAAGCTGCCCGGACAGCTGCGCGAATTGCCAGCAGCAGTGTGAAGACGAAACCGGTTTCGTTGACTGAGAGGCCGTTGAAAGCAAATTGCTACGCAATCTCCACCCCGTGGGAAGGTGTAGCACTGAAAGAGAAAACACCCTACCTGCAAAAACTGAACGACAAGATTTTTGCGCTCGATAAACGGGTGCAAAAAGTATCGGCGTCGCTCAACGATAGCACTTCGCACATACTGTTTTGTAACTCAGAGGGAGTGAGTTATTACGATTACCGTCCGATGGTAACATTGAGCGCGGTTTGTATTATGGAAGAAAACGGGAGGTTTGAGAACAGTCATTCGGCGAGAGCTTACCGGAAAGGGTTCGAATTCCTGTCGGATGACATTATCGATGTAATCGCCCGAGAAGCCGTGGAAAACACTTCCATCTTGTTCAAAGCCATCAAACCCAAAGGGGGAGAGATGCCGGTGGTTATGGGATCCGGCGGATCGGGGATTTTGTTGCACGAAGCTATCGGGCACGCGTTTGAAGCTGATTTTAACCGGAAGAATATTTCCATTTTCTCCGAACAACTCAACAAGAAGATATGCAACGAACATATCAGTGTGGTGGATGACGGAACCATCCCGTTTAACCGCGGGTCGATAAATATTGACGATGAGGGTACATACGGACAGAAAACCTACATTGTGAAGGACGGTATCCTTACCAGCTACCTGCACGACCGCATCAGCGCCAGGCATTATGGGATCGCTTCCACCGGAAACGGCCGTCGTGAATCGTTCCGGAACATGCCTATACCACGCATGCGCGCAACGTACATGGAGGCAGGAAATGTGAAGGAGTCCGACATTATCGCTTCGGTAAAGAACGGTATCTTTGTTGATAAATTCACCAACGGCCAGGTGCAGATCGGCGCGGGTGACTTCACGTTCTTCGTAAAATCGGGGTACCTTATCGAAAACGGAAAATTAACCCAACCCATCAAGGACATTAACATCATCGGTAATGGGCCGAAAGCATTGGCTGATATTACTATGGTAGCCGATAACGACAAAATAGATAACGGCACGTGGACTTGTGGAAAAGACGGACAGTCGTGTCCGGTTACCTGTGGCATGCCGTCGGCATTGGTAAGTAAATTAACGGTAGGAGGAGAGTCATGA
- a CDS encoding FecR domain-containing protein, with protein MPTYTRYTDFLKDKQFIRWQLTPDEELDAHWEGFIKQNPELKIVLQQAIDYLKTTGLNKSTLNEDERLRLLNEIQSTVERSLKRIKSRQLIQLSVASCAAITLLIIGLNHFVFQEKETQFSPEQELIVGNLLNHEDIQLITDEKSLSFQNDVQMEFDESGKAKITQGNNEGKAAELTGGKQNTLIVPYGKRSTLTLSDGSKVWLNSGSVLEFPAQFTENKREVRLASGEMYIEVAPDSQKPFHVSTSDFNVKVYGTKFNVSAYADSPQSVVLVEGRVSLKPANKKETFLSPSEQAVYADNGTFNTHKVDVNQFISWKNGYLEFDKTPMTEVLKQIGRYYNLSFDFDNDVNLQRRTCTGKIYLSENLDNIMATVGLLSSTKYIKDNDQVFIINEPN; from the coding sequence ATGCCAACTTATACACGATATACCGATTTTCTAAAAGACAAGCAGTTTATCCGCTGGCAATTAACGCCAGATGAAGAGCTAGATGCGCATTGGGAAGGCTTTATCAAACAAAATCCGGAGTTAAAAATTGTCTTACAGCAAGCCATTGACTACCTTAAAACAACCGGACTGAATAAAAGCACCTTAAACGAGGATGAACGTTTACGTTTGTTGAATGAAATTCAATCCACTGTCGAACGATCGTTGAAAAGAATAAAAAGCCGCCAGCTTATTCAACTCTCTGTTGCTTCCTGCGCAGCTATTACCTTACTTATTATTGGATTAAACCACTTTGTTTTCCAAGAAAAAGAGACCCAATTTTCTCCGGAACAAGAACTTATCGTTGGAAATTTATTAAACCACGAAGACATTCAACTGATTACGGACGAGAAATCGCTATCGTTCCAAAACGATGTGCAAATGGAGTTCGATGAAAGCGGAAAAGCAAAAATCACACAGGGCAACAACGAAGGAAAAGCCGCGGAATTAACCGGAGGTAAGCAAAATACACTTATTGTTCCGTACGGAAAACGCTCCACGCTTACCCTCTCTGACGGCAGTAAAGTGTGGCTCAATTCCGGTTCCGTACTTGAATTTCCAGCCCAATTTACCGAAAACAAACGGGAGGTCCGGCTGGCGTCGGGAGAAATGTATATTGAAGTGGCACCCGACAGCCAAAAACCGTTTCACGTAAGCACTTCCGATTTTAACGTAAAGGTGTACGGCACCAAGTTCAATGTCTCCGCTTATGCCGACTCCCCACAATCGGTTGTGTTGGTGGAGGGCCGGGTAAGTTTAAAACCCGCAAATAAAAAGGAAACTTTTTTATCGCCCAGCGAACAGGCTGTTTATGCTGATAACGGTACCTTCAACACACATAAAGTAGATGTAAATCAGTTTATCAGCTGGAAAAATGGTTACCTGGAATTCGATAAAACCCCTATGACGGAAGTCCTGAAACAAATCGGAAGGTATTACAACCTCTCTTTTGACTTCGATAACGATGTGAATCTACAGAGGCGCACCTGTACCGGAAAAATTTATCTCTCAGAAAACCTGGATAACATAATGGCCACGGTAGGACTGCTGTCCTCAACTAAATACATAAAAGACAACGATCAAGTATTTATAATTAACGAACCCAATTAA
- a CDS encoding sigma-70 family RNA polymerase sigma factor: MRKENIASLYNRYVDDLYTYALYLGFEKGIIMDAIHDVFCKFAADEKQLQDVSNLKFYLFKSLKNRIYDIYKAQKKYIGLSTIDAQDAPFNIQVTIEDRLIDKEEQQQIKDQLSEMLDSLTERQREVVYLRYVQEYDYAQISELLNISIHGCRKLLSKAMQNLREKYGALVFLFLFS; encoded by the coding sequence ATGAGAAAAGAAAACATCGCATCCCTCTATAACCGTTACGTGGACGATTTGTACACGTATGCCCTCTATCTTGGTTTTGAGAAAGGGATCATTATGGATGCTATTCACGATGTATTTTGTAAATTTGCGGCCGATGAAAAGCAGCTTCAAGATGTTTCAAACCTGAAATTTTATCTTTTCAAATCACTGAAAAACAGAATATACGATATTTATAAAGCGCAAAAAAAATATATTGGATTATCAACCATTGATGCGCAGGATGCGCCTTTCAATATCCAGGTTACCATCGAGGACCGGCTTATCGACAAAGAAGAGCAGCAACAGATAAAAGACCAGCTCTCGGAAATGCTTGACAGCCTTACCGAACGTCAACGTGAAGTGGTTTACCTACGTTATGTTCAGGAATACGATTATGCACAAATCTCCGAATTGCTGAACATCAGTATCCACGGATGCCGGAAACTTCTCTCAAAAGCCATGCAAAACCTACGTGAAAAGTACGGTGCACTCGTTTTCCTTTTTCTCTTTTCTTAA
- a CDS encoding SusC/RagA family TonB-linked outer membrane protein, whose translation MRITLSFLFFCILFSSASNSYSQEFTIKSKTASIKEVCKEIEKGSGYVFVFSDNCEKLIDKKVNVEANSKDVMEVLDAVLSSTGLTYKILDKQIVVYKSTETTPSVAVEQPNMNIIQQPAKKQITGKIVDVQGEAIIGANIIEKGSIDNGTVTDIDGNFSISVLPNSILEISYIGYISQEVYTREGQKLNIILEEDLKSLDEIVVIGYGSVRRKDLTGAVSRVDLEDNPVSLTPNTNVIQALRATTPGLNIGTVNTSGGSPSMLIRGQNSLSASNNPLIVVDGVVFLGNINDINPADIASVDVLKDASSAAVYGSRAANGVISFTTKRGKTDKPTLSFTSTAGMLIWNTKPKMMSLEDQLERIKYNTGVQDPLDWMYQNEAYNYEHGIVTNWPDYFSRTGYVTDNQLNISGGTEKINYYLSAGYTDQEGVIVGDDYDRISVKGKINTDITSWLEIGLDGSFNRSDYSGIGASINTYMMGDSYFSPYRGYPEDNIKKYEKWPRTESRPGHVSDNPLWLTQDEVADDVDITDAYRLATFANIEFPFIKGLSYRINYVTNLRQIKQERFIYEDHFIAGGPMWDLNRYSPSTIQGYLPLANGTITHRNIYNYVFDNIINYKRTFDKHALDVTLVATRDHQGDRGFTMKGNDFEAIGNTLLGIDGIALATNQTISNSFTENFNIGYLARLNYVFNNRYHFTSSFRRDGSSVFGADNKWGNFPSVGVAWTISEENFMKSIKPIDYLKIRMSYGKNGNQGISAYETLARVNSGSAANLRYQWGDQPGTSHYGMTISSLGNSTLGWETTTSLNWGLEAVLLDQRVFLDIDYYTSKTYDQLFTRQIPAMSGFTSIRASMGQVDNRGIEIGLRTINIENKDFTWSSNLTFWQNRNILADLYGDGKDDIANNLFIDKSLGAIYGYEFVGIVQKDDTEYIANTGSRPGDVKWKDLNNDGKITAADDRKILGYIKENFRLNLSNTLNYKNFELYIHLSGIFGGGKDNYFLAANPTAFLSGDEQAQLYHPLAKISYWTPDNPSNKYPSPHYVSNMFQGYQSRTFVRVQDITLSHDFNANWLNKIKISSLRLYLTAQHLYTFTGWDGDPESGIGAISSNYPVPASLSAGLNIKF comes from the coding sequence ATGAGAATTACCTTGTCCTTCTTATTTTTCTGCATATTGTTCTCCTCAGCGTCAAACAGTTATTCTCAGGAATTTACCATCAAATCAAAAACGGCTTCTATAAAAGAAGTGTGTAAGGAGATTGAAAAAGGAAGCGGTTATGTTTTCGTTTTCTCTGATAACTGTGAGAAGCTGATTGATAAGAAAGTAAACGTTGAAGCTAACTCAAAAGATGTGATGGAAGTTCTGGATGCAGTATTATCCAGTACAGGACTCACATATAAAATATTGGATAAACAAATCGTTGTCTACAAATCCACAGAAACCACTCCGTCTGTAGCTGTTGAACAACCGAACATGAACATCATTCAACAACCGGCCAAAAAGCAAATAACCGGTAAAATAGTGGATGTACAAGGAGAAGCCATAATTGGAGCAAATATTATTGAAAAAGGATCTATTGATAATGGGACCGTTACAGATATCGATGGAAATTTTTCAATCTCTGTATTGCCAAATTCAATTTTAGAAATCTCATATATTGGCTATATTTCACAAGAAGTCTACACCAGAGAAGGTCAAAAATTGAATATCATATTAGAAGAAGATCTTAAAAGTTTAGATGAAATTGTTGTAATTGGGTATGGGTCTGTTCGTAGAAAAGATTTAACAGGAGCGGTAAGTAGAGTAGATCTTGAAGATAATCCCGTATCATTAACTCCTAACACGAATGTAATACAAGCACTAAGAGCGACAACACCGGGTTTAAATATCGGAACTGTTAATACTTCAGGAGGAAGTCCCTCAATGTTAATTAGAGGTCAAAACTCTTTATCCGCATCAAATAATCCATTAATTGTTGTTGATGGGGTTGTTTTTTTAGGTAACATAAATGATATTAATCCTGCTGACATTGCTTCGGTTGATGTTCTGAAAGACGCGTCTTCTGCTGCAGTTTACGGATCAAGAGCTGCGAATGGTGTGATTTCATTCACAACTAAAAGAGGAAAAACTGATAAGCCTACACTGAGTTTCACATCTACTGCTGGTATGCTAATTTGGAATACAAAACCAAAAATGATGAGTTTGGAAGACCAACTTGAGAGAATTAAATATAATACGGGTGTACAAGATCCTTTGGATTGGATGTATCAAAATGAAGCATATAATTATGAACATGGAATTGTAACGAATTGGCCTGATTATTTTTCCAGAACTGGATATGTTACAGATAATCAATTAAATATATCTGGTGGAACCGAAAAAATAAATTATTACTTATCAGCTGGATACACAGACCAAGAGGGTGTAATAGTTGGGGATGATTATGATAGAATCTCTGTTAAGGGTAAAATAAACACAGATATCACTAGCTGGCTTGAAATTGGTCTTGATGGTTCTTTTAATAGATCGGATTATTCTGGGATTGGCGCTTCTATAAATACATACATGATGGGTGATAGCTATTTTTCTCCTTATAGAGGGTATCCTGAAGATAATATTAAAAAATATGAAAAATGGCCTAGAACTGAAAGTAGACCAGGGCATGTTTCAGATAATCCACTTTGGCTTACACAAGATGAAGTGGCGGATGATGTTGATATTACTGATGCATATCGACTAGCAACTTTTGCAAATATTGAATTTCCCTTTATCAAAGGTTTAAGTTATCGAATTAATTATGTCACAAATCTTCGTCAAATCAAACAAGAAAGATTCATTTACGAAGATCATTTTATTGCAGGAGGACCTATGTGGGATTTGAATCGATATTCACCCTCTACGATTCAAGGTTATTTACCACTAGCAAATGGAACAATCACCCATAGGAATATATATAATTATGTTTTTGACAACATTATAAATTATAAGCGAACTTTTGATAAACATGCGCTTGATGTGACATTAGTTGCAACAAGAGACCATCAAGGAGATAGAGGCTTCACCATGAAAGGAAATGATTTTGAAGCTATAGGAAATACTCTTTTAGGAATAGATGGAATTGCTCTAGCAACAAATCAAACAATTTCAAACTCATTTACAGAAAACTTCAATATTGGTTATTTAGCCCGATTAAATTATGTATTTAATAATAGATATCATTTCACATCCTCATTCAGGAGGGATGGATCATCGGTTTTTGGTGCAGATAATAAATGGGGTAACTTCCCATCTGTAGGTGTTGCTTGGACTATTTCTGAAGAAAATTTCATGAAAAGTATAAAGCCTATAGATTATCTAAAAATTAGGATGTCATATGGTAAAAATGGTAATCAGGGAATTTCTGCATACGAAACCCTCGCGCGCGTGAATTCTGGATCTGCTGCTAATTTACGTTATCAATGGGGAGATCAACCAGGCACTTCACACTACGGTATGACGATTTCTTCACTTGGAAATTCTACTTTAGGATGGGAAACTACAACCTCTTTGAACTGGGGTTTAGAAGCTGTGTTACTTGATCAGCGTGTATTTTTAGATATAGATTATTATACATCCAAAACATATGATCAACTTTTTACTAGACAAATTCCTGCTATGAGTGGATTCACTTCTATTAGAGCTAGTATGGGTCAGGTTGATAATAGGGGTATAGAAATCGGATTACGCACAATTAACATTGAAAATAAAGATTTTACCTGGTCTTCTAATCTTACATTTTGGCAAAACCGGAATATTCTTGCCGATTTGTATGGCGATGGAAAAGATGATATTGCAAACAATCTATTTATAGATAAATCACTTGGTGCAATTTATGGATATGAGTTTGTAGGTATAGTGCAAAAAGATGACACCGAATACATAGCAAATACAGGCTCAAGACCTGGCGATGTTAAATGGAAAGATTTAAATAATGATGGAAAGATAACTGCTGCAGATGATAGGAAAATATTAGGATATATCAAAGAAAACTTCAGGCTAAATCTTTCGAATACTCTTAATTATAAAAACTTTGAATTGTATATTCATCTTTCGGGTATTTTTGGTGGTGGTAAAGATAATTACTTCTTAGCTGCAAATCCAACAGCTTTTCTATCAGGAGATGAACAGGCACAGTTGTATCACCCTTTAGCTAAAATTTCTTATTGGACACCAGACAATCCTAGTAATAAATATCCTTCACCTCATTATGTAAGTAACATGTTTCAAGGATATCAGTCTCGTACTTTTGTTAGAGTACAAGACATTACCTTATCACATGATTTTAATGCTAACTGGCTAAATAAAATAAAAATAAGCAGCCTACGATTATATCTAACAGCTCAACACTTATATACTTTTACTGGTTGGGATGGTGATCCAGAATCGGGCATAGGAGCAATCAGTTCAAATTACCCTGTACCTGCTTCATTATCAGCTGGTTTGAATATTAAATTTTAA
- a CDS encoding nucleoside hydrolase: MTNVYKLFFILLFIVVISSCQTQKEDVITVIFDTDMESDVDDVGALAMLHALADNNEIKILSVISCAKNPWSIVCADRINNYFNRGDIPLGQLNKPGVDRESKYAQQIATEFPGSIESSNDAFDAVELYRKTLASQPDNSVTIITVGYLTNLRDLLSSNSDKYSKLSGRDLVKQKVRKWICMGGMFPEGREANIRWDTDASIEVVENWPSEIVFSGWEIGNLDTGDDIRNLPDSSPIKRAYELYGRIPHKSWDQVATLYAIKSYEGENSSSYWKLSELGRIVIDKNDGSNTWEDDENGSHRYLIQIGSDNDIASEINALMMHIPNQ, translated from the coding sequence ATGACTAACGTTTACAAATTATTTTTTATTCTTCTCTTTATAGTAGTGATATCATCTTGCCAAACTCAAAAAGAAGATGTTATAACAGTTATTTTTGATACTGACATGGAATCCGATGTGGATGATGTGGGGGCTCTTGCAATGCTACATGCACTTGCGGACAACAATGAAATTAAAATCTTAAGCGTAATAAGTTGCGCAAAAAACCCATGGAGTATTGTATGTGCAGATCGAATAAATAATTACTTTAATCGTGGAGATATACCTCTTGGTCAACTAAATAAGCCAGGTGTTGATAGAGAATCAAAGTATGCTCAGCAAATAGCAACAGAATTTCCTGGAAGCATAGAATCTTCTAATGATGCTTTTGATGCGGTGGAACTATATAGAAAAACATTGGCTTCTCAACCAGACAATAGTGTAACAATTATTACTGTAGGGTATTTAACTAATTTACGTGATTTGCTTTCAAGTAATTCAGATAAATATAGTAAGCTATCCGGTAGAGACCTTGTAAAACAAAAGGTCCGTAAATGGATCTGTATGGGTGGAATGTTCCCTGAAGGAAGAGAAGCAAATATTAGATGGGATACCGATGCTTCAATTGAAGTAGTTGAAAATTGGCCTTCAGAAATTGTTTTTAGCGGGTGGGAAATAGGGAATTTAGATACAGGAGACGATATTCGTAATTTGCCTGATTCAAGCCCTATTAAACGTGCCTATGAATTATATGGTCGCATTCCGCATAAAAGTTGGGACCAGGTTGCTACTCTATATGCAATAAAAAGCTATGAGGGAGAAAACAGTTCAAGTTATTGGAAATTATCTGAGCTGGGAAGAATTGTAATTGATAAAAACGATGGAAGTAATACTTGGGAAGATGATGAAAATGGATCTCATCGCTATTTAATTCAGATTGGATCGGACAATGACATCGCAAGTGAAATAAATGCATTAATGATGCACATTCCTAATCAGTAA
- a CDS encoding RagB/SusD family nutrient uptake outer membrane protein, translating to MKSKIFVYLIICSLLVVTGCESDKEFLTEKPRTFFTLENAFSTPAQVDAVLISCYRLTRQNQVISSNTSRILNGLGTDVLDVPELRIGTTFSDYARLNPTHGDYNTIFNKYYDIISKANTALYAAELENIAWGSDQEKNYAIAQAKFFRGYAYRSLGMLFGGVPIVDAIITYPKLDFVRSSTIETYQFAIDDLESSVQYLPEKSTQPGRIVKGAAQHFLVELYIAMGIEAEEEGKSGESMYDKALQIANQLIDGGTYSLMTERFGTRKDQVSNWSGTADVYWDLFQEGNVNYQDGNKESIWAYQIDFTAYLSEDSQSKIEYPRDYVPLLRLVEGMTGEGDDVGGRGVCFAAPTMHVRDGVWEGKYNKDNRNAEHNIWRNFKYNDPTHPKFGEPYPWSEYYKTDYNRSMVYPIHAKVTTDPGTWTGLQQGENRSNLFRDEYAVRLAETILLRAEIYYRKGQLQNAANDINLIRSRAKAEYMVTAVDVNLDLILDERIRELYIEEDRWHTLLRMRGTVAVDRIRKYAFWPFTRTSLTWDFNKWPIPQGAIDRNIDAVLEQNPGWTQF from the coding sequence ATGAAATCTAAAATATTTGTATATTTAATAATATGTTCATTACTGGTAGTAACAGGATGTGAAAGTGATAAGGAATTCTTAACAGAAAAACCAAGGACCTTTTTTACTCTTGAGAATGCTTTCTCTACTCCTGCTCAAGTTGATGCAGTATTGATATCATGCTATAGATTAACTAGGCAAAATCAGGTAATAAGTAGTAACACTAGTCGCATATTAAATGGATTGGGAACTGATGTACTCGATGTTCCAGAATTAAGAATTGGAACAACTTTTTCAGATTATGCGAGATTGAATCCAACCCATGGTGATTATAATACCATCTTTAATAAATATTATGATATTATTTCAAAAGCTAATACTGCGCTCTATGCCGCAGAATTAGAAAATATAGCCTGGGGATCTGATCAAGAGAAAAATTATGCAATTGCGCAAGCTAAGTTTTTTCGTGGATACGCATACCGCAGTTTGGGGATGCTATTTGGAGGTGTACCAATTGTTGATGCAATCATAACTTATCCAAAATTAGATTTTGTAAGATCCTCTACAATCGAAACCTATCAATTTGCAATTGATGATTTGGAAAGCAGTGTGCAATATTTACCAGAAAAATCTACACAGCCAGGTAGAATTGTTAAAGGTGCTGCTCAACATTTTTTAGTTGAATTATACATTGCAATGGGAATTGAAGCTGAAGAGGAAGGTAAAAGTGGAGAATCAATGTATGATAAAGCATTACAAATTGCGAATCAATTGATAGATGGAGGCACTTATTCCTTAATGACTGAAAGATTTGGAACTCGTAAAGATCAAGTTAGTAATTGGTCTGGAACAGCCGATGTTTATTGGGACTTATTTCAAGAAGGTAATGTTAACTATCAAGATGGCAATAAAGAATCTATATGGGCATATCAAATAGATTTCACCGCATACTTATCAGAAGACTCACAGTCAAAAATTGAGTACCCAAGAGATTATGTTCCATTATTACGCTTGGTTGAAGGAATGACGGGAGAAGGTGATGATGTTGGTGGTAGAGGAGTATGCTTTGCAGCCCCTACAATGCATGTACGTGATGGTGTTTGGGAAGGAAAATACAATAAAGATAATAGAAACGCAGAACATAATATTTGGAGAAATTTCAAATATAATGATCCAACTCATCCAAAATTTGGAGAACCCTATCCTTGGTCTGAGTATTATAAAACCGATTATAATAGATCAATGGTTTACCCAATTCATGCTAAAGTCACAACTGATCCTGGTACATGGACTGGATTACAACAAGGAGAAAACAGAAGTAATCTATTTCGTGATGAATATGCAGTTCGTTTAGCTGAAACTATATTATTACGTGCAGAAATATATTACAGGAAAGGACAACTACAAAATGCAGCCAATGATATAAATTTAATAAGAAGCAGAGCAAAAGCTGAATACATGGTTACAGCTGTTGATGTAAACCTAGACCTCATTTTAGATGAACGTATCAGAGAACTTTATATTGAAGAAGACAGATGGCATACATTATTAAGAATGAGAGGTACGGTAGCTGTTGATAGAATAAGAAAGTACGCTTTTTGGCCGTTTACTAGAACATCTTTAACTTGGGATTTTAATAAATGGCCTATCCCTCAAGGAGCAATCGATAGAAATATTGATGCAGTATTGGAACAGAACCCTGGGTGGACGCAATTCTAG
- a CDS encoding TldD/PmbA family protein encodes MISNENKKLAQWAMDYALKNGCQAAKVSLYSGSNTSFELRDAQMDKLQQASESRMSLFLYVDGRYGTYSTNRLDKKELESFIRNGVESTRYLAEDEARVLPDASRYYKGGKPDLQLLDPQFSAVNPDNKVALAQAIAEEALGKDPRIISVESSYGDGDGFSYQITSNGFEGETQQSWYSLSASVAVKGEGEARPSSYWYESSLYLDKLVKEGVGQKALERTLQKIGQKKTKSGRYTMVVDPMNSGQLLRPMLSAIFGSALQQKNSFLLDKLGQKVGSDKFTLLDEPHLIGASGARYFDSEGVATERRSVFDKGVLKTYYIDTYNAKKMDVDPTVANPSILVMQLGNKDLNGLISDVAHGILVTGFNGGNSNSSTGDFSYGIEGFLIEKGKLTLPLSEMNVTGNMITLWNSLAETGNDPRLNSSWRIPSLVFEGVDFSGL; translated from the coding sequence ATGATATCAAACGAAAATAAAAAATTGGCACAATGGGCCATGGACTATGCCCTGAAGAACGGTTGCCAGGCAGCAAAAGTATCACTATACTCGGGGTCAAACACATCTTTTGAACTTCGTGATGCTCAGATGGATAAACTGCAGCAAGCCTCGGAAAGCAGGATGAGCTTGTTCCTTTATGTAGACGGACGTTACGGAACATATTCCACCAACCGGCTGGATAAGAAAGAACTGGAATCGTTTATCAGAAACGGGGTAGAATCCACGCGGTACCTGGCTGAAGACGAGGCGCGCGTACTTCCCGATGCCTCCCGTTATTACAAAGGAGGCAAGCCCGACCTGCAGCTGCTTGATCCGCAGTTCAGCGCTGTAAATCCGGACAATAAGGTTGCCTTGGCACAGGCAATTGCCGAAGAAGCCTTGGGCAAGGATCCTCGAATAATTTCGGTGGAATCGTCGTATGGTGACGGAGACGGCTTTAGTTATCAGATAACCAGCAATGGATTCGAAGGTGAAACCCAACAATCGTGGTACTCACTCTCGGCAAGTGTAGCCGTGAAAGGTGAGGGCGAAGCCCGTCCGTCGTCTTATTGGTACGAATCATCACTCTATCTCGATAAACTGGTAAAGGAAGGAGTAGGCCAAAAAGCATTGGAGCGCACCCTGCAGAAAATCGGACAGAAGAAAACGAAGTCGGGTAGATACACCATGGTGGTCGATCCGATGAATTCAGGGCAGTTGCTTCGTCCGATGCTGAGTGCTATTTTTGGTTCCGCCTTGCAGCAGAAAAACTCATTCCTGCTGGATAAGCTCGGGCAGAAAGTGGGCAGTGACAAGTTTACACTCCTGGATGAGCCCCACCTTATCGGTGCGTCCGGAGCCCGGTATTTCGATAGTGAGGGTGTAGCCACAGAACGCCGGAGTGTTTTCGATAAAGGAGTACTGAAGACCTATTACATCGACACCTACAACGCCAAAAAAATGGATGTGGATCCAACCGTCGCCAATCCGTCCATTCTGGTCATGCAGCTGGGAAATAAAGACCTGAACGGCCTGATTTCCGATGTGGCCCACGGCATCCTTGTTACCGGATTCAACGGGGGGAACAGCAACAGTTCAACCGGAGATTTTTCGTACGGGATCGAGGGCTTTCTTATCGAAAAAGGTAAACTTACCTTGCCGCTTTCGGAAATGAACGTTACCGGAAACATGATCACGTTGTGGAACTCACTTGCGGAAACCGGAAACGACCCGCGGTTAAATTCGTCGTGGCGTATTCCTTCGCTGGTCTTCGAAGGGGTTGATTTTAGCGGGCTGTAA